The following coding sequences are from one Melospiza melodia melodia isolate bMelMel2 chromosome 2, bMelMel2.pri, whole genome shotgun sequence window:
- the LOC134415248 gene encoding LOW QUALITY PROTEIN: ragulator complex protein LAMTOR1-like (The sequence of the model RefSeq protein was modified relative to this genomic sequence to represent the inferred CDS: inserted 1 base in 1 codon) encodes MFVLGCWTLCALVRGCSAMRRELRGSNEAPVGGTVSGLCSNIIDVSALDSQGMEQHEYLGRARQYSTRLAMLSTDLTHWXKLPLLPSLTNQPHRVLASHPVPFADLQQVSRIAAYASSALSQIHVDAKEELVVQFGIP; translated from the exons ATGTTTGTCTTGGGGTGCTGGACTTTGTGTGCCCTGGTCAGAGGATGCTCTGCGATGAGGAGGGAACTCAGGGGGAGCAATGAGGCTCCAGTGGGAGGCACTGTCTCAGGTCTCTGCAGCAACATCATCGATGTGTca gcct TGGATTCCCAGGGCATGGAACAGCATGAGTAcctgggcagagccaggcagtACAG caCACGCCTGGCCATGCTCAGCACCGACCTGACGCACT agaagctgccactgctgccatccCTGACTAACCAGCCACACCGAGTGCTCGCCAGCCACCCTGTCCCCTTTGCAGACCTgcagcag GTGTCCCGGATAGCTGCCTATGCCTCCAGTGCGCTCTCACAGATCCATGTCGACGCCAAAGAAGAACTGGTTGTACAGTTTGGCATCCCCTGA